A single genomic interval of Aegicerativicinus sediminis harbors:
- a CDS encoding metallophosphoesterase, whose protein sequence is MLRWIILFVIVGLFNFYTYQALKTITKQSWVHYLYIIIAIIVIGNVIIQFSMGSEGKVLSPAKSYAFGFLLAFTSISLIVVPILLGEDILRFLVGLYDKITNSSDSFAIPSRRKFISQIALALAAIPFGSLLYGMYKGKYNFKVLSYELYFEDLPDAFDGYRITQISDLHSGSFENREKIRYAVDLINRQESDVILFTGDMVNNLSTEMNPWKNLFSQLSAPDGVFSILGNHDYGDYVDWDTSEAKDQNFQEVVKIHKELGYDLLLNEHRFLQRNGDRIAIIGVENWGAGGFRKSGDIDLASKGVHKDDFKILMSHDPSHWSEVVLKHDTHYHLTLSGHTHGMQFGIEIPGLVKWSPVKWRYRYWAGIYKELGQYINVNRGFGYLGYPGRVGIWPEITVIELKKGSNDT, encoded by the coding sequence ATGCTCCGTTGGATTATTCTTTTCGTAATTGTTGGGCTTTTTAATTTCTACACCTATCAAGCCTTAAAAACTATTACCAAACAAAGTTGGGTTCATTATTTATATATCATTATAGCCATAATTGTTATCGGTAATGTAATTATACAATTCTCCATGGGGTCGGAGGGAAAGGTACTTTCTCCTGCCAAAAGTTATGCCTTCGGGTTCTTATTGGCATTTACCTCCATTAGTTTAATAGTGGTGCCTATTCTATTAGGAGAGGATATTTTACGTTTCTTAGTTGGATTGTATGATAAAATCACTAATTCTTCAGATTCTTTCGCGATTCCTTCAAGAAGAAAATTTATAAGTCAAATTGCATTGGCATTGGCTGCCATTCCATTCGGGTCATTGCTCTATGGAATGTATAAGGGGAAATACAATTTTAAGGTTCTTAGTTATGAATTGTATTTTGAAGATTTACCGGACGCATTCGATGGTTATAGGATAACGCAAATAAGCGATTTGCATTCGGGCAGTTTCGAGAATAGGGAAAAAATAAGATATGCTGTAGATTTAATTAATCGCCAAGAATCGGATGTTATTTTGTTTACTGGAGATATGGTTAACAATCTCAGCACTGAAATGAATCCATGGAAAAACTTGTTCTCTCAGCTTTCAGCTCCTGATGGTGTGTTTTCCATATTAGGAAATCACGATTATGGAGATTATGTAGATTGGGACACTTCAGAGGCAAAGGACCAAAACTTTCAAGAAGTAGTAAAAATCCATAAAGAATTAGGATACGATTTGTTGTTGAATGAACATCGATTTTTACAACGTAATGGTGACAGAATTGCAATAATAGGCGTTGAGAATTGGGGAGCAGGTGGATTTCGTAAATCTGGAGATATAGATTTGGCTAGTAAGGGAGTGCATAAGGATGATTTTAAAATATTAATGAGTCATGACCCTAGTCATTGGTCTGAAGTTGTTTTAAAACATGATACGCATTATCACCTAACCTTGAGCGGGCATACGCATGGTATGCAATTTGGTATTGAAATTCCCGGTCTTGTTAAGTGGAGCCCTGTTAAATGGCGTTACCGTTATTGGGCTGGAATTTATAAAGAGTTGGGTCAGTACATAAATGTTAATCGTGGCTTTGGATATTTAGGATACCCTGGAAGGGTAGGTATTTGGCCAGAGATTACCGTAATCGAATTGAAAAAGGGCTCTAATGATACATAA
- a CDS encoding copper homeostasis protein CutC, with protein sequence MLLEICAANYQSALNAELGGADRIELCSELGVGGITPSYGLVSKVIEKLDIPVFVLIRPRSGSFVYSEEELSIMKADIEFCKEIGCSGIVSGVLKPNFEVDIEATNQLVDISNPLPFTFHRAFDLTPNSMEALDKIIDLGIDRVLTSGQKTSAELGMEILTKLKNYANKQVTIMPGGGVTLQNIGLFIEAGFREIHCSASNLVQEYGAPIISFNSEKFLDEGKEFQSDIAIIKGLKNTIGNKKF encoded by the coding sequence ATGCTATTAGAAATTTGTGCAGCTAATTATCAGTCGGCTTTAAATGCAGAATTGGGAGGAGCGGATAGAATAGAGTTATGTTCCGAGCTGGGTGTTGGTGGAATTACTCCAAGTTATGGTTTGGTTTCAAAAGTTATTGAAAAATTAGATATTCCAGTATTTGTACTTATTCGACCACGATCTGGAAGTTTTGTTTATTCTGAGGAAGAACTTTCAATAATGAAAGCGGACATCGAATTCTGTAAGGAAATAGGTTGTTCAGGAATAGTTTCAGGCGTTCTAAAACCAAATTTTGAAGTGGATATTGAAGCAACAAATCAATTAGTGGATATTTCAAATCCGTTGCCATTTACCTTTCATCGTGCATTCGATTTAACACCCAACTCCATGGAAGCGCTTGATAAAATAATTGATTTGGGCATTGACCGGGTATTAACAAGTGGCCAAAAAACTTCCGCAGAGTTGGGTATGGAAATACTTACCAAACTAAAAAATTATGCAAACAAGCAGGTAACAATAATGCCTGGTGGAGGGGTGACGCTCCAAAATATAGGTTTGTTTATAGAAGCTGGCTTCCGAGAAATTCATTGTTCAGCATCTAACCTTGTGCAAGAGTATGGTGCTCCTATTATTTCGTTCAACTCAGAAAAATTTCTAGATGAAGGCAAAGAATTTCAAAGTGATATAGCCATTATCAAGGGTTTGAAAAATACAATTGGGAATAAAAAATTCTAA
- a CDS encoding thioredoxin family protein — MSKFGELIDVEVPVLLDFYTEWNDQSTAMHPVLRDVAAALGDKAKVIKIDVDKNKDLAEALRVKGLPTLIIYKGGEMKWRHSGEQDANTLIGILQEYL; from the coding sequence ATGTCAAAATTTGGGGAATTAATCGATGTTGAAGTTCCTGTTTTGTTGGACTTCTATACCGAATGGAATGATCAATCTACTGCTATGCATCCAGTTCTTCGTGATGTTGCAGCGGCTTTAGGAGATAAGGCTAAGGTCATTAAAATTGATGTAGACAAAAACAAAGACTTAGCCGAGGCATTACGAGTCAAAGGTCTTCCCACTTTGATTATTTATAAAGGTGGAGAAATGAAATGGCGTCATAGTGGCGAACAAGATGCTAATACTCTTATTGGAATTCTTCAAGAATATCTTTAA
- a CDS encoding polysaccharide deacetylase family protein yields MVVTPPLVISLFKNLLWKVNTKEKEIYLTFDDGPTPEITDWVLGQLALYNAKATFFCIGKNIEMQPEIFRRVIKGGHSIGNHTNNHLNGWKTNVSNYLDNTEKAQANISQHLTYSPTPKWFRPPYGKITPSQSKELKKRNYKIVMWHVVAYDWDDTISPEICFENIKKNSKEGSIIVLHDSVKAYPNLREVLPRTLEFYTKKGFQFKGLDNRNNFK; encoded by the coding sequence ATGGTTGTAACACCCCCATTAGTAATTTCACTATTCAAAAATTTACTTTGGAAAGTTAATACCAAGGAAAAAGAAATCTATTTGACTTTTGATGATGGCCCAACACCAGAAATTACCGATTGGGTTTTGGGTCAGTTAGCATTATATAATGCAAAGGCTACTTTTTTTTGTATTGGGAAAAATATTGAAATGCAGCCCGAAATATTCAGGAGGGTGATTAAAGGAGGACATTCTATAGGAAATCATACCAACAATCATTTGAATGGTTGGAAAACAAATGTTTCCAATTATTTAGATAATACTGAAAAGGCTCAAGCAAATATTTCTCAACATCTAACTTATTCTCCAACTCCTAAGTGGTTCCGCCCACCATATGGAAAAATTACCCCAAGCCAATCAAAAGAACTTAAAAAAAGGAATTATAAAATTGTTATGTGGCATGTGGTTGCCTATGATTGGGATGACACCATTTCACCTGAGATATGTTTCGAGAATATTAAAAAAAACTCAAAAGAAGGAAGCATTATAGTGCTCCATGACAGTGTAAAAGCTTATCCAAACTTAAGAGAAGTTTTACCTAGGACACTTGAATTTTATACAAAAAAGGGATTTCAATTTAAGGGATTAGACAACCGGAATAATTTTAAATAA
- a CDS encoding N(4)-(beta-N-acetylglucosaminyl)-L-asparaginase translates to MKRRKFIKASSLSGAALLVASTANACQDKNQTEVKKDPEAKPSFPLAIATWNVERSVSTASEVLKKGGSALDAVVEGCKIEEADPKNITVGLGGLPDRDGNVTLDSCVMDNKGNCGSVVYLQNIVHPVEVARKVMEETPHVMLAGKGAEQFAYEMGFKKTDLLTEESKKAWEKWKVESKYDPIINIENHDTIGMIAIDNDGQLSGACTTSGLAYKMGGRVGDSPIIGSGLFVDNEIGGAVATGLGEEVVKTVGSFLIVELMRQGKSPQQACEEAIKRIVEKPNSNFKNFQVGYVATNKRGEIGYYSIHPNFSITIYRDGKVENLKSKSYISA, encoded by the coding sequence ATGAAACGCCGCAAATTTATTAAGGCATCTTCACTATCAGGAGCAGCACTGCTTGTTGCTTCCACCGCTAATGCCTGTCAAGATAAAAACCAAACCGAAGTTAAAAAAGACCCTGAAGCAAAACCTTCCTTTCCATTAGCAATCGCAACATGGAATGTAGAGCGTTCTGTTTCGACGGCCTCTGAAGTTTTAAAAAAAGGAGGTAGCGCTCTTGATGCCGTTGTAGAAGGCTGCAAAATTGAAGAAGCCGACCCAAAAAATATTACAGTTGGTTTGGGAGGATTGCCAGATCGTGATGGTAATGTAACCTTAGATTCTTGTGTAATGGACAATAAGGGAAATTGTGGATCCGTAGTTTATCTTCAGAACATTGTGCATCCAGTAGAAGTTGCACGTAAAGTTATGGAAGAGACACCACATGTGATGCTTGCTGGCAAAGGGGCTGAACAGTTTGCGTATGAGATGGGTTTCAAAAAAACAGACTTACTTACAGAGGAATCTAAAAAGGCATGGGAAAAATGGAAAGTGGAAAGTAAATACGACCCTATTATCAATATAGAAAACCACGATACCATAGGAATGATAGCAATTGATAACGACGGCCAATTATCTGGTGCCTGTACTACTAGTGGATTAGCATATAAAATGGGAGGACGCGTTGGGGATTCTCCAATAATTGGTTCCGGTTTATTTGTAGATAATGAGATTGGAGGAGCTGTGGCAACAGGCTTGGGTGAAGAAGTAGTTAAAACTGTGGGAAGTTTTTTAATCGTAGAATTAATGCGTCAAGGGAAAAGTCCACAGCAAGCATGTGAGGAAGCAATTAAACGGATAGTTGAAAAACCAAACAGCAATTTTAAGAATTTTCAGGTTGGTTATGTAGCTACAAACAAAAGGGGAGAAATTGGTTATTATTCAATCCATCCAAATTTTAGCATCACCATTTATCGGGATGGAAAAGTTGAGAATTTAAAATCCAAATCCTACATATCAGCTTAG